The Pelorhabdus rhamnosifermentans genome has a segment encoding these proteins:
- a CDS encoding helix-turn-helix domain-containing protein, with product MINIGRRIREIRKCKGVTASRLAEQIGVAQSFISGIENGQKKCSLETLDAITTSLEISLVDFFAVETAALDPSLKRLLLAAEKLTEEERDQLTTFILTLKNDE from the coding sequence ATGATTAATATAGGCAGAAGAATTCGCGAAATAAGAAAGTGCAAAGGAGTAACAGCTAGTCGGTTGGCAGAACAAATTGGCGTTGCTCAAAGCTTCATCTCGGGAATAGAGAATGGTCAGAAAAAGTGTTCTTTAGAGACCCTTGATGCAATAACAACCTCGTTAGAAATTTCTTTAGTGGATTTTTTCGCTGTTGAAACCGCAGCTCTTGATCCCTCATTAAAACGCCTTTTGCTTGCTGCTGAAAAACTTACCGAAGAGGAACGCGATCAACTAACTACATTCATCCTGACTCTAAAAAATGATGAGTAA
- a CDS encoding helix-turn-helix domain-containing protein, translating into MMEKIIEQIKAERIRKKVTMDELAIASGVSQKHISNIENYKVKPTLETLEKLAKSLGLEIGVSLKEVELLGNSKKNTLKLAA; encoded by the coding sequence ATGATGGAAAAAATTATCGAGCAAATCAAAGCTGAACGTATTCGAAAAAAAGTTACAATGGATGAACTCGCTATTGCAAGTGGTGTTAGTCAAAAACATATTAGCAATATTGAAAATTACAAAGTAAAGCCAACATTGGAAACGCTGGAAAAGTTGGCAAAATCATTGGGACTAGAAATCGGCGTTAGCTTAAAAGAAGTTGAGTTATTAGGCAACAGTAAAAAAAACACTCTAAAATTAGCAGCCTAA
- a CDS encoding alcohol dehydrogenase catalytic domain-containing protein produces the protein MKAVSLKSPLKIGMKSVPMAEIRNANEVLIKVRALGICGSDIGAFRGSNRW, from the coding sequence ATGAAAGCGGTGAGCTTGAAATCACCTCTTAAAATCGGTATGAAAAGTGTACCCATGGCAGAAATACGGAATGCGAATGAGGTTCTTATCAAAGTGAGGGCTTTAGGAATTTGCGGTTCAGATATTGGTGCTTTTAGGGGAAGTAACCGTTGGTAA